Proteins co-encoded in one Sporosarcina sp. FSL K6-1522 genomic window:
- a CDS encoding trypsin-like peptidase domain-containing protein — MFCQKCGYENETKAQFCAGCGKVLGKSTGGSSRKWIFTGIFICLAVLVGVGYTLVQVWPSDKFAFIKDHSMSGKIEQLIKKEPTDVQRIDSGPNSKEKTAIIQEAMPKVFTIFTEESLGSGFLYKKGGLIVTNAHVVAGYTNVIVRNSDGKDTAGKVIGISDRYDIALIHAKDYAKVEPLAIELDESIIGSEVIAIGSPQGFENTASIGYLTGIGRNIEYDFIYENIYQIDAQIDQGSSGGPLLEAKTGKVIGVNSLLYKGNTSFGFSIPMYSVMSLVDGWAKNPMTEHEVASLFGVYDDYVYYDESMTDEISTYYEEYWKDYDWDDYEGYEEEYTEDEYEYEYDGETDEIEPQFVDVILEDFVLAFRDHYEKTLHDETFYWIEDMLLPGSTAYTELQQYVSEISGQGMTFDFLDNTVANIVINGETAIVSTYEIFDFIANDGEVTHYEREKDYTLIINEYGAYQIINIEIR; from the coding sequence ATGTTTTGTCAGAAATGTGGGTATGAAAATGAGACCAAGGCACAGTTTTGTGCGGGCTGCGGAAAAGTACTTGGGAAGTCCACAGGTGGATCTAGTCGAAAATGGATATTCACGGGGATTTTTATTTGTTTGGCTGTTTTAGTTGGGGTTGGTTATACACTTGTACAGGTTTGGCCATCAGACAAATTTGCGTTCATTAAAGACCATTCAATGTCTGGTAAAATCGAACAACTCATAAAAAAAGAGCCAACAGATGTACAGCGAATCGACAGCGGTCCAAATAGTAAAGAGAAAACTGCAATTATACAAGAAGCGATGCCTAAAGTATTTACCATCTTTACTGAAGAATCATTAGGATCTGGTTTCCTTTATAAAAAAGGTGGACTCATCGTCACGAATGCACATGTGGTTGCTGGTTATACGAATGTGATTGTTCGAAATTCGGATGGGAAAGACACAGCGGGAAAGGTCATTGGTATTTCGGATCGCTATGATATTGCTTTAATTCATGCAAAGGATTATGCAAAAGTTGAGCCACTCGCTATCGAGTTGGATGAATCTATTATTGGCTCCGAAGTAATCGCAATTGGCAGCCCTCAAGGCTTTGAGAATACTGCTTCCATAGGTTATTTAACGGGGATTGGGAGAAATATTGAGTATGATTTTATTTACGAAAATATTTATCAAATTGATGCACAAATTGACCAAGGGAGTAGTGGCGGTCCACTTTTAGAGGCAAAAACAGGTAAAGTAATTGGAGTTAACTCTTTGTTGTACAAAGGCAATACGAGTTTTGGTTTTTCAATACCGATGTATAGCGTGATGAGTCTCGTAGATGGTTGGGCAAAAAATCCGATGACCGAACATGAAGTTGCAAGTCTATTTGGTGTTTATGACGACTATGTTTATTACGATGAAAGCATGACCGATGAGATTAGTACGTACTATGAGGAATATTGGAAGGATTACGATTGGGACGATTATGAGGGGTATGAAGAAGAGTACACGGAAGATGAATATGAATATGAGTATGACGGAGAAACGGATGAAATAGAACCTCAATTCGTGGATGTTATTTTAGAAGATTTTGTCCTTGCTTTTCGGGACCATTATGAGAAAACCTTGCATGATGAGACTTTTTACTGGATTGAAGATATGTTGTTACCAGGAAGTACAGCATACACAGAACTCCAACAATACGTTTCGGAAATTTCAGGCCAGGGAATGACTTTCGATTTTCTAGATAATACGGTTGCGAATATCGTGATTAATGGAGAAACTGCGATCGTTTCAACCTATGAAATATTCGATTTCATTGCCAATGATGGTGAAGTAACCCACTACGAACGTGAAAAAGATTATACCCTAATTATAAATGAATACGGTGCATATCAAATTATTAATATTGAAATTCGGTAG
- a CDS encoding S-layer homology domain-containing protein, giving the protein MTKTNKNMKRFVTGAVTATMVAVAITPVAANTVSFTDVPKTDSHYANILGAVDRGLMKGYADGTFKPAQDISRSQVVKVLANHVVNKENLSYKEYIAKYNLKSTVKAFTDVPASSPDAELFEASLIVKHTDIFTGSNNYLMPLKSITRQQMAKVLVNAFELKDLPGDLSIVKDNGKAQAEFVPYINILSENGVTVVEDFRPTETVKRSQIASFLIRAYDISAEVPEDTLLVTDGNVTVDRVNGHNVITVDYGHEMTNTATDLANYKIENRALTDNFFAGAQAEFTDATKKVVKITLPSGKYAVEDEFKTIEFSKNIKTVDDLTVQTATKTEVKVYKKFKDDTGSLLNKAEFVVASADSTTSNVVKLTFNENTKINAGDIDKDITVQVGATKVTGTVTDGKYTDAANNDVLLVVLKDNVNTAQAGTVSVVAEGVDNPVMGITDLYGNKATAKSVTLKDKVVDKGITDAVGTPDEEEKEEEVQKPVIDLGLGNGGLIGGGISLDSLLNNSGLLRLNLPLGSGLAIGDILNLGSGSTKLLGITLTEADFDRGYVSLNVDTTLLQNLLGQGGLVDLTATIDRDGGIISSAVYPVFSIVKPVLDTLVGVTDGDLALILSGKKDLKVNIEATGLEQIKAGDKLTLKVQGQGAKTETIEHIVSESDIQQGYVNYRFNDPNLLGRVLKGLTGNKITITPSLTHEGVTVDGNAETITVSKGLLERVNNLLGGLLGGILGGLGGILGGIFGK; this is encoded by the coding sequence ATGACGAAAACTAACAAGAATATGAAACGCTTTGTAACAGGGGCTGTGACAGCGACGATGGTTGCCGTAGCGATTACTCCGGTAGCGGCTAACACTGTGTCCTTTACAGATGTGCCTAAGACAGACTCTCACTACGCCAACATTTTGGGGGCAGTTGACCGTGGGCTGATGAAAGGTTATGCGGACGGTACATTCAAACCAGCTCAGGATATCTCTCGTAGCCAGGTCGTAAAAGTGCTTGCAAATCATGTCGTTAACAAAGAGAATTTGTCGTATAAGGAATACATTGCAAAGTACAATCTTAAATCGACAGTTAAAGCATTTACGGATGTTCCGGCATCATCTCCAGACGCAGAACTTTTTGAAGCGTCATTGATCGTGAAGCATACCGATATTTTCACTGGGAGCAACAATTACTTGATGCCATTGAAGAGCATTACACGTCAACAAATGGCAAAAGTACTTGTGAATGCTTTTGAATTGAAAGACCTTCCAGGTGATTTGTCAATCGTAAAAGATAATGGAAAAGCACAAGCTGAGTTTGTTCCTTATATCAATATTCTGTCGGAAAATGGTGTCACAGTTGTTGAAGACTTCCGCCCAACTGAAACGGTAAAGCGGTCACAAATCGCTTCCTTCTTGATCCGTGCATATGATATAAGTGCTGAAGTTCCAGAAGATACACTACTTGTTACTGACGGTAACGTAACCGTAGATCGTGTCAATGGTCACAATGTGATCACTGTCGATTATGGTCATGAGATGACGAATACGGCTACAGACTTGGCAAACTATAAAATTGAAAACCGTGCATTGACAGATAACTTCTTTGCTGGTGCTCAAGCAGAATTCACAGATGCAACGAAAAAAGTAGTGAAAATTACACTACCATCTGGTAAATATGCGGTAGAAGATGAGTTTAAAACAATTGAATTCTCAAAGAATATTAAAACAGTAGATGACCTAACTGTTCAAACAGCTACGAAAACAGAAGTAAAAGTCTATAAAAAATTCAAAGATGATACAGGCTCACTATTGAACAAAGCAGAGTTTGTAGTAGCATCTGCTGATTCGACTACTTCTAACGTAGTGAAACTAACGTTTAACGAAAATACGAAAATCAACGCTGGAGATATCGATAAAGATATCACTGTACAAGTAGGAGCAACTAAGGTTACTGGGACTGTAACAGACGGTAAGTACACAGACGCAGCAAACAATGATGTACTTCTTGTTGTATTGAAAGACAATGTAAACACTGCACAAGCGGGTACAGTTAGTGTTGTGGCTGAAGGCGTGGACAACCCTGTTATGGGAATCACGGATCTCTATGGTAACAAAGCGACTGCCAAATCAGTTACATTGAAAGATAAAGTAGTTGATAAAGGGATTACAGATGCTGTAGGTACGCCTGACGAAGAAGAAAAAGAAGAAGAAGTGCAAAAACCAGTGATTGATTTAGGCTTAGGAAACGGTGGTCTAATCGGTGGCGGGATTTCACTTGACAGCTTGTTAAATAATTCAGGTCTATTACGTTTGAACTTACCATTAGGCAGCGGTCTAGCAATTGGTGACATATTGAACTTAGGTTCAGGTAGCACTAAGTTACTAGGAATCACGTTAACAGAAGCTGACTTTGATCGTGGTTATGTAAGTCTTAATGTAGATACAACTCTATTGCAAAATTTGTTAGGTCAGGGCGGTCTAGTTGATTTAACGGCAACTATAGACCGTGATGGCGGTATCATTTCTAGCGCAGTATATCCAGTTTTCTCAATTGTGAAGCCGGTACTTGATACATTGGTAGGGGTTACAGATGGAGACCTTGCGCTTATTTTATCTGGTAAGAAGGACCTGAAAGTCAATATTGAAGCAACTGGTCTAGAACAAATTAAAGCAGGGGATAAACTGACACTTAAGGTTCAAGGTCAAGGTGCTAAAACGGAAACAATAGAACATATTGTTTCGGAATCAGACATTCAACAAGGATATGTGAATTATCGCTTTAACGATCCAAACCTATTGGGAAGAGTATTAAAAGGATTAACTGGAAACAAGATTACGATTACACCATCCCTTACACATGAAGGTGTAACAGTGGATGGCAATGCGGAAACAATTACTGTTTCAAAAGGATTATTAGAAAGAGTTAATAACTTACTTGGTGGCCTATTAGGCGGTATCCTAGGCGGCCTAGGTGGTATTCTAGGCGGTATATTCGGAAAGTAA
- a CDS encoding S-layer homology domain-containing protein: MKNSWMWRWLGCLVIAIIVALNVPTEASAQTFTDVGPKHPYQGIIQDMQKRELINGYPDGTFRPDNKITRAHVAVLLDKALPLEAKTNEVIRYKDVSTSHVYYQEIMKVSQAGIFSGDPNGNFNPNAPITRKQMAKVLDLAFELNLENFTYFEDVEDDWGYLHIQALASTGITTGDKGKFNPNAPVTRAHYAVFLHRALNIPAEPNTDPNAALTKAQIVNLLNRIPFEVETTLVTHKFQASPFSKVRADLLNNATPSIIDSMFDEYYAEMCIYCDAYLFSDVADEVNYRFEVLENTTNFVQVRTVSFDEPLGEAFYLEYTFEKQAGKWKLSDHDWENLGAGSFNLTKEEALQIVKNNYTRYETGPVHVTYLRTSYEDRYDWYTDREYRREVYELSVQTGDGHYNVSFYPHNGFFDEDY, encoded by the coding sequence ATGAAAAACAGTTGGATGTGGCGATGGTTGGGCTGTTTAGTGATAGCAATCATTGTGGCACTCAATGTACCGACAGAGGCTTCCGCACAAACATTTACAGACGTTGGGCCGAAGCATCCTTATCAGGGCATCATTCAAGACATGCAAAAACGAGAACTTATTAATGGTTACCCAGACGGCACGTTTAGACCTGATAACAAAATTACCCGTGCGCATGTTGCGGTATTATTGGACAAAGCTTTGCCGTTAGAAGCAAAGACCAACGAGGTCATTCGCTATAAGGATGTGTCGACATCGCATGTATACTATCAAGAGATTATGAAAGTTTCACAGGCAGGCATCTTTAGCGGTGATCCAAACGGTAACTTTAATCCCAATGCACCTATCACTCGCAAGCAAATGGCGAAAGTGTTAGATCTTGCGTTTGAACTCAATCTCGAAAACTTTACGTATTTTGAGGATGTAGAAGATGATTGGGGCTATCTGCATATCCAAGCACTTGCCTCAACTGGTATCACGACAGGTGACAAAGGAAAATTTAATCCAAATGCGCCTGTGACACGTGCGCATTATGCTGTATTCTTGCACCGTGCTTTAAATATACCTGCGGAACCGAATACCGATCCAAATGCAGCATTAACAAAAGCACAGATTGTCAATTTACTGAACAGAATCCCTTTCGAAGTGGAAACCACGTTGGTTACGCATAAATTCCAAGCATCTCCGTTTAGTAAAGTTCGAGCAGACCTTTTGAACAACGCAACACCGTCGATTATCGACTCAATGTTTGATGAGTATTATGCAGAGATGTGTATCTATTGTGATGCCTATCTGTTTTCAGATGTAGCAGATGAAGTCAATTATCGTTTTGAAGTTTTGGAAAATACAACTAATTTCGTACAAGTTCGTACAGTGTCATTTGACGAGCCACTTGGCGAAGCATTTTATCTGGAGTATACATTTGAAAAGCAAGCTGGTAAATGGAAGTTGTCAGATCATGACTGGGAGAATCTTGGAGCAGGTAGCTTTAACCTGACAAAAGAAGAAGCACTTCAAATTGTGAAAAATAATTATACACGTTATGAAACAGGACCTGTCCATGTGACATACCTCCGTACTAGTTACGAAGATCGATATGATTGGTATACTGACCGAGAATATCGTCGTGAAGTCTATGAGCTATCTGTACAAACAGGCGATGGTCATTACAACGTCTCCTTCTACCCACATAACGGATTTTTTGATGAGGACTACTGA
- a CDS encoding S-layer homology domain-containing protein, translated as MRKVQKKRLQAMRWLACLAIIIGSTLSPMSQGASAVSYTDVDPSNTHYANIMAAFENGFMTSYPDGSFKPNLQLSRANVVKSLGKYVLKTSGKDLVDFDVSGVVPFNDVPPTHPDYEMYRYSLIVKQAGIFSGSNNYLMPMNLMSHQHMAKVLVGAFALEHVEGGPGSKVIDNHLALEEFR; from the coding sequence GTGAGGAAGGTTCAAAAGAAGCGTTTACAAGCGATGAGATGGCTAGCTTGTTTAGCAATCATCATCGGTTCTACATTGTCCCCCATGTCACAAGGAGCATCAGCAGTCAGTTATACAGACGTAGATCCGTCCAATACCCATTATGCAAATATCATGGCTGCCTTTGAAAACGGCTTTATGACAAGTTATCCAGATGGTTCCTTTAAGCCGAACTTACAATTGTCGAGAGCCAATGTCGTTAAATCGCTTGGGAAGTATGTATTGAAAACGTCAGGCAAAGATCTAGTCGACTTTGATGTATCGGGCGTAGTCCCTTTTAACGATGTCCCGCCAACTCATCCCGATTACGAGATGTACCGTTACTCGCTCATCGTCAAACAGGCAGGTATCTTTTCCGGTAGTAATAATTACTTGATGCCTATGAATTTAATGTCGCATCAACATATGGCCAAAGTACTTGTCGGCGCATTTGCTTTAGAGCATGTGGAAGGTGGCCCAGGTTCGAAAGTGATAGACAATCATCTAGCCCTTGAGGAATTCCGATAG